From the Blastopirellula marina genome, one window contains:
- a CDS encoding FHA domain-containing protein: MGSKKVWIVGARDTCDIVIDEPTVSGEHCRLEFEDGRVFIEDLQSTNGTFINGERIYKKKQIHPDALVTLGRNVTMPMPSQLSSPKTPPPSPPEHSAATGNAEEAPFPAHLMIAGGIGATVLLLIILFAIMALSGSSKENPPVANNPGDVGLVEPSPDEKDLETKKPVVEPPENTTPPPKPKMQETAVQHSPEEAIYVLAVADENREQPYRIGTGIAIGPHSILTTGTAQTISELAKQRFPALMLLGPKKLTITQFVPHPTYVAAMKEGDGAEAKFHGIYSQVDMNDISADLKKTLEDAYRHFMVIAEKPHHYDVAIIHVQEALPYWLPLAETASLPPLSKLTLVGHGFDRVAPFMPPNSELPIEEKTVRIQSSVGEAGAEDNARLLIAKFDSLAPAVHLETNWNGSALLNSQGELVAIYSRLTPEMTLGSPPTGQTFDATVIADVMPFIRRFSKN; encoded by the coding sequence ATGGGATCGAAGAAGGTCTGGATTGTTGGTGCTCGCGATACCTGCGATATCGTCATCGATGAGCCGACGGTTTCCGGCGAGCATTGCCGCCTGGAATTCGAGGATGGTCGTGTTTTCATCGAGGACCTCCAGTCCACCAATGGCACGTTTATCAACGGCGAGCGGATCTACAAGAAGAAGCAGATCCACCCCGATGCCCTTGTGACGCTTGGCCGCAACGTCACCATGCCGATGCCGTCCCAGTTGTCCAGCCCCAAGACTCCGCCACCGTCGCCTCCTGAACATTCGGCTGCGACCGGAAATGCAGAAGAGGCCCCCTTCCCCGCCCACTTGATGATCGCCGGAGGCATTGGTGCCACCGTACTTCTGCTGATCATCTTGTTCGCCATCATGGCCTTGAGCGGAAGTTCCAAAGAGAATCCACCGGTTGCTAACAATCCGGGAGACGTTGGCCTTGTCGAGCCAAGCCCTGATGAAAAGGACCTTGAAACTAAAAAGCCGGTTGTAGAGCCCCCTGAAAACACTACTCCACCACCCAAACCGAAGATGCAAGAGACGGCAGTTCAACACTCGCCTGAAGAAGCCATCTACGTGCTGGCAGTCGCCGATGAGAACCGCGAGCAACCGTATCGGATCGGAACAGGCATTGCGATCGGCCCCCATTCGATCCTCACCACCGGGACGGCCCAAACGATTTCTGAACTTGCCAAGCAGCGTTTCCCTGCGTTAATGCTGCTCGGGCCGAAGAAGCTGACGATCACCCAATTTGTCCCCCACCCTACCTACGTGGCGGCGATGAAGGAAGGAGATGGCGCGGAGGCCAAGTTTCATGGCATCTATTCGCAAGTCGACATGAATGACATTAGTGCCGACCTGAAGAAGACTCTCGAAGACGCTTATCGCCATTTCATGGTGATTGCAGAAAAGCCGCATCATTACGACGTGGCGATCATTCACGTCCAAGAAGCACTCCCTTACTGGCTGCCTCTGGCTGAAACCGCATCGCTGCCGCCACTTTCCAAACTAACCCTCGTAGGGCATGGCTTCGACCGCGTCGCGCCATTCATGCCGCCTAATAGCGAATTGCCCATCGAGGAGAAAACCGTACGTATTCAGAGTTCCGTGGGTGAAGCAGGCGCAGAGGACAATGCCCGTCTGCTGATTGCGAAATTTGATTCGCTTGCGCCGGCAGTTCACCTCGAAACGAACTGGAATGGATCCGCTCTGCTGAATTCGCAAGGAGAACTCGTTGCCATCTATTCGCGTCTTACTCCGGAAATGACCTTGGGTTCGCCCCCCACAGGCCAGACGTTCGATGCGACCGTGATTGCCGATGTAATGCCGTTTATCCGCCGATTCTCGAAAAACTAA